From the genome of Chroicocephalus ridibundus chromosome 1, bChrRid1.1, whole genome shotgun sequence, one region includes:
- the SPART gene encoding spartin isoform X2 has product MEQLQDPVMQEDANIKAINEEYRKAFIFINKGLNADEQGQKEEARSYYKQGLDHLLRGISIPSQGPACVGSQWESARQMQRKMRETLRNVHTRLGIVEQNTPPVQASPAAVDAPAGVPKLYPSIPSKDKPERPPAPASLFVPSQPPAADGSAATVSQGQIPAMSPSSAKPLCLPNEAPPAYTPQATNGHFTVSYGTDSGEFSSVGEDYYSKCTQPPPLENLGVDADELILIPQGVQIFFVTPDGQVSAPSYPGYLRIVKFLDTDSETAQNRPPAFLQVCDWLYPLMCNQSPVLCCNTGVYMFPDTMSQIPGSYVGVVLSSELPAADRELFEDLLKQMSDLRIQVPGSHERVGLSSQLPATERALFEDKFKQMSGHKVQPSEASSDAINLPQTVRIQPQPEGAENQKELPEWSEKVAHGILSGASWVSWGLIKGAEYTGKAIHKGASKLREHIQPEEKPLEVNPTVAKGLQVAKQATGGAVKVSQFLVEGVCSIASCVGKELAPHVKKHGSKLVPESLKKDKDGKSTFDGALVVAASGVQGFSTVWQGLESAAKCIAKSVSTETVKTVKYKYGDDAGHATDNAMNSAINVGVTAFNIDNIGIKAVVKRTAKETGHAVLDEYKVLDNEKKDKK; this is encoded by the exons ATGGAACAGCTGCAGGATCCAGTTATGCAAGAAGATGCAAATATTAAAGCTATTAATGAAGAGTACAGGAAAGCCTTTATTTTTATCAATAAAGGACTGAATGCAGATGAACAGGGTCAGAAGGAAGAGGCGAGAAGTTATTATAAGCAAGGGCTTGACCACTTGCTCCGAGGAATCAGCATTCCATCGCAGGGTCCTGCATGTGTTGGGTCCCAGTGGGAGTCTGCTCGGCAAATGCAACGGAAGATGAGGGAGACCCTGCGAAACGTTCACACTCGACTCGGCATTGTAGAACAAAATACCCCACCTGTACAAGCCAGTCCTGCTGCCGTGGATGCCCCTGCTGGGGTGCCTAAGCTGTACCCATCCATTCCTTCCAAAGACAAGCCAGAAAGACCCCCCGCCCCTGCCTCTCTGTTTGTACCGAGTCAGCCACCTGCAGCAGATGGAAGCGCTGCAACTGTGAGCCAGGGGCAAATTCCAGCTATGAGTCCATCGTCTGCAAAACCTCTTTGTCTGCCAAATGAAGCACCTCCTGCCTATACTCCTCAGGCCACCAATGGCCATTTTACTGTGTCTTATGGCACAGACTCTGGGGAGTTTTCTTCTGTAGGTGAGGACTACTACAGTAAGTGTACTCAGCCACCTCCCCTTGAAAACCTGGGAGTGGATGCAGATGAGCTGATCTTGATTCCCCAAGGAGTACAGATATTCTTTGTGACTCCTGATGGGCAGGTTAGTGCTCCTTCCTATCCTGGATATCTACGGATTGTGAAGTTCTTGGATACAGATAGTGAGACAGCCCAGAATCGTCCACCCGCATTTCTTCAg GTTTGTGACTGGTTGTATCCTCTAATGTGTAACCAGTCTCCTGTTCTGTGCTGCAATACTGGAGTCTACATGTTCCCTGACACGATGTCCCAGATACCAGGGTCCTACGTGGGAGTAGTGCTGTCTTCAGAACTTCCAGCAGCTGACAGAGAGCTCTTTGAGGATCTCTTAAAACAGATGTCTGACCTTCGAATCCAG GTGCCAGGATCCCATGAGAGAGTAGGGTTATCTTCACAGCTCCCAGCAACTGAGCGAGCGCTTTTTGAAGATAAATTTAAACAGATGTCTGGCCACAAAGTCCAG CCTTCAGAAGCTTCTAGTGATGCAATTAACTTGCCTCAGACCGTACGTATCCAACCACAACCTGAAGGAGCAGAAAATCAAAAAGAGTTGCCAGAATGGAGTGAGAAAGTTGCCCATGGAATCTTGTCAG GTGCATCTTGGGTAAGCTGGGGCCTAATAAAAGGAGCAGAATATACTGGTAAAGCTATCCACAAAGGAGCTTCTAAACTGCGAGAACATATTCAACCAGAAGAAAAACCTCTGGAAGTCAACCCAACTGTAGCAAAGGGGCTTCAGGTAGCAAAACAGGCTACTGGAGGAGCTGTGAAAGTCAGCCAATTCTTAG TTGAGGGAGTGTGTTCTATAGCAAGCTGTGTTGGAAAGGAGCTGGCTCCACATGTGAAGAAGCACGGCAGCAAATTAGTTCCAGAATCCCTTAAGAAAGATAAAGATGGCAAATCCACTTTTGATGGTGCTCTGGTGGTAGCAGCAAGTGGAGTTCAAG GGTTTTCAACAGTGTGGCAAGGTTTAGAAAGTGCGGCGAAGTGCATTGCTAAAAGTGTTTCAACTGAGACTGTAAAAACTGTCAAATATAA GTATGGGGATGATGCTGGCCATGCTACAGACAACGCTATGAATTCTGCAATCAATGTTGGTGTGACAGCATTTAACATTGACAATATTGGTATCAAGGCTGTTGTAAAGAGAACTGCGAAGGAAACTGGCCATGCTGTGTTAGATGAATATAAAGTATTGGATAATGAGAAGAAggataaaaaatga
- the SPART gene encoding spartin isoform X1, which translates to MEKSVGSGQKLSVMEQLQDPVMQEDANIKAINEEYRKAFIFINKGLNADEQGQKEEARSYYKQGLDHLLRGISIPSQGPACVGSQWESARQMQRKMRETLRNVHTRLGIVEQNTPPVQASPAAVDAPAGVPKLYPSIPSKDKPERPPAPASLFVPSQPPAADGSAATVSQGQIPAMSPSSAKPLCLPNEAPPAYTPQATNGHFTVSYGTDSGEFSSVGEDYYSKCTQPPPLENLGVDADELILIPQGVQIFFVTPDGQVSAPSYPGYLRIVKFLDTDSETAQNRPPAFLQVCDWLYPLMCNQSPVLCCNTGVYMFPDTMSQIPGSYVGVVLSSELPAADRELFEDLLKQMSDLRIQVPGSHERVGLSSQLPATERALFEDKFKQMSGHKVQPSEASSDAINLPQTVRIQPQPEGAENQKELPEWSEKVAHGILSGASWVSWGLIKGAEYTGKAIHKGASKLREHIQPEEKPLEVNPTVAKGLQVAKQATGGAVKVSQFLVEGVCSIASCVGKELAPHVKKHGSKLVPESLKKDKDGKSTFDGALVVAASGVQGFSTVWQGLESAAKCIAKSVSTETVKTVKYKYGDDAGHATDNAMNSAINVGVTAFNIDNIGIKAVVKRTAKETGHAVLDEYKVLDNEKKDKK; encoded by the exons ATGGAAAAATCTGTTGGGAGTGGTCAGAAACTGTCAG TAATGGAACAGCTGCAGGATCCAGTTATGCAAGAAGATGCAAATATTAAAGCTATTAATGAAGAGTACAGGAAAGCCTTTATTTTTATCAATAAAGGACTGAATGCAGATGAACAGGGTCAGAAGGAAGAGGCGAGAAGTTATTATAAGCAAGGGCTTGACCACTTGCTCCGAGGAATCAGCATTCCATCGCAGGGTCCTGCATGTGTTGGGTCCCAGTGGGAGTCTGCTCGGCAAATGCAACGGAAGATGAGGGAGACCCTGCGAAACGTTCACACTCGACTCGGCATTGTAGAACAAAATACCCCACCTGTACAAGCCAGTCCTGCTGCCGTGGATGCCCCTGCTGGGGTGCCTAAGCTGTACCCATCCATTCCTTCCAAAGACAAGCCAGAAAGACCCCCCGCCCCTGCCTCTCTGTTTGTACCGAGTCAGCCACCTGCAGCAGATGGAAGCGCTGCAACTGTGAGCCAGGGGCAAATTCCAGCTATGAGTCCATCGTCTGCAAAACCTCTTTGTCTGCCAAATGAAGCACCTCCTGCCTATACTCCTCAGGCCACCAATGGCCATTTTACTGTGTCTTATGGCACAGACTCTGGGGAGTTTTCTTCTGTAGGTGAGGACTACTACAGTAAGTGTACTCAGCCACCTCCCCTTGAAAACCTGGGAGTGGATGCAGATGAGCTGATCTTGATTCCCCAAGGAGTACAGATATTCTTTGTGACTCCTGATGGGCAGGTTAGTGCTCCTTCCTATCCTGGATATCTACGGATTGTGAAGTTCTTGGATACAGATAGTGAGACAGCCCAGAATCGTCCACCCGCATTTCTTCAg GTTTGTGACTGGTTGTATCCTCTAATGTGTAACCAGTCTCCTGTTCTGTGCTGCAATACTGGAGTCTACATGTTCCCTGACACGATGTCCCAGATACCAGGGTCCTACGTGGGAGTAGTGCTGTCTTCAGAACTTCCAGCAGCTGACAGAGAGCTCTTTGAGGATCTCTTAAAACAGATGTCTGACCTTCGAATCCAG GTGCCAGGATCCCATGAGAGAGTAGGGTTATCTTCACAGCTCCCAGCAACTGAGCGAGCGCTTTTTGAAGATAAATTTAAACAGATGTCTGGCCACAAAGTCCAG CCTTCAGAAGCTTCTAGTGATGCAATTAACTTGCCTCAGACCGTACGTATCCAACCACAACCTGAAGGAGCAGAAAATCAAAAAGAGTTGCCAGAATGGAGTGAGAAAGTTGCCCATGGAATCTTGTCAG GTGCATCTTGGGTAAGCTGGGGCCTAATAAAAGGAGCAGAATATACTGGTAAAGCTATCCACAAAGGAGCTTCTAAACTGCGAGAACATATTCAACCAGAAGAAAAACCTCTGGAAGTCAACCCAACTGTAGCAAAGGGGCTTCAGGTAGCAAAACAGGCTACTGGAGGAGCTGTGAAAGTCAGCCAATTCTTAG TTGAGGGAGTGTGTTCTATAGCAAGCTGTGTTGGAAAGGAGCTGGCTCCACATGTGAAGAAGCACGGCAGCAAATTAGTTCCAGAATCCCTTAAGAAAGATAAAGATGGCAAATCCACTTTTGATGGTGCTCTGGTGGTAGCAGCAAGTGGAGTTCAAG GGTTTTCAACAGTGTGGCAAGGTTTAGAAAGTGCGGCGAAGTGCATTGCTAAAAGTGTTTCAACTGAGACTGTAAAAACTGTCAAATATAA GTATGGGGATGATGCTGGCCATGCTACAGACAACGCTATGAATTCTGCAATCAATGTTGGTGTGACAGCATTTAACATTGACAATATTGGTATCAAGGCTGTTGTAAAGAGAACTGCGAAGGAAACTGGCCATGCTGTGTTAGATGAATATAAAGTATTGGATAATGAGAAGAAggataaaaaatga
- the SPART gene encoding spartin isoform X3, giving the protein MEKSVGSGQKLSVMEQLQDPVMQEDANIKAINEEYRKAFIFINKGLNADEQGQKEEARSYYKQGLDHLLRGISIPSQGPACVGSQWESARQMQRKMRETLRNVHTRLGIVEQNTPPVQASPAAVDAPAGVPKLYPSIPSKDKPERPPAPASLFVPSQPPAADGSAATVSQGQIPAMSPSSAKPLCLPNEAPPAYTPQATNGHFTVSYGTDSGEFSSVGEDYYSKCTQPPPLENLGVDADELILIPQGVQIFFVTPDGQVSAPSYPGYLRIVKFLDTDSETAQNRPPAFLQVCDWLYPLMCNQSPVLCCNTGVYMFPDTMSQIPGSYVGVVLSSELPAADRELFEDLLKQMSDLRIQPSEASSDAINLPQTVRIQPQPEGAENQKELPEWSEKVAHGILSGASWVSWGLIKGAEYTGKAIHKGASKLREHIQPEEKPLEVNPTVAKGLQVAKQATGGAVKVSQFLVEGVCSIASCVGKELAPHVKKHGSKLVPESLKKDKDGKSTFDGALVVAASGVQGFSTVWQGLESAAKCIAKSVSTETVKTVKYKYGDDAGHATDNAMNSAINVGVTAFNIDNIGIKAVVKRTAKETGHAVLDEYKVLDNEKKDKK; this is encoded by the exons ATGGAAAAATCTGTTGGGAGTGGTCAGAAACTGTCAG TAATGGAACAGCTGCAGGATCCAGTTATGCAAGAAGATGCAAATATTAAAGCTATTAATGAAGAGTACAGGAAAGCCTTTATTTTTATCAATAAAGGACTGAATGCAGATGAACAGGGTCAGAAGGAAGAGGCGAGAAGTTATTATAAGCAAGGGCTTGACCACTTGCTCCGAGGAATCAGCATTCCATCGCAGGGTCCTGCATGTGTTGGGTCCCAGTGGGAGTCTGCTCGGCAAATGCAACGGAAGATGAGGGAGACCCTGCGAAACGTTCACACTCGACTCGGCATTGTAGAACAAAATACCCCACCTGTACAAGCCAGTCCTGCTGCCGTGGATGCCCCTGCTGGGGTGCCTAAGCTGTACCCATCCATTCCTTCCAAAGACAAGCCAGAAAGACCCCCCGCCCCTGCCTCTCTGTTTGTACCGAGTCAGCCACCTGCAGCAGATGGAAGCGCTGCAACTGTGAGCCAGGGGCAAATTCCAGCTATGAGTCCATCGTCTGCAAAACCTCTTTGTCTGCCAAATGAAGCACCTCCTGCCTATACTCCTCAGGCCACCAATGGCCATTTTACTGTGTCTTATGGCACAGACTCTGGGGAGTTTTCTTCTGTAGGTGAGGACTACTACAGTAAGTGTACTCAGCCACCTCCCCTTGAAAACCTGGGAGTGGATGCAGATGAGCTGATCTTGATTCCCCAAGGAGTACAGATATTCTTTGTGACTCCTGATGGGCAGGTTAGTGCTCCTTCCTATCCTGGATATCTACGGATTGTGAAGTTCTTGGATACAGATAGTGAGACAGCCCAGAATCGTCCACCCGCATTTCTTCAg GTTTGTGACTGGTTGTATCCTCTAATGTGTAACCAGTCTCCTGTTCTGTGCTGCAATACTGGAGTCTACATGTTCCCTGACACGATGTCCCAGATACCAGGGTCCTACGTGGGAGTAGTGCTGTCTTCAGAACTTCCAGCAGCTGACAGAGAGCTCTTTGAGGATCTCTTAAAACAGATGTCTGACCTTCGAATCCAG CCTTCAGAAGCTTCTAGTGATGCAATTAACTTGCCTCAGACCGTACGTATCCAACCACAACCTGAAGGAGCAGAAAATCAAAAAGAGTTGCCAGAATGGAGTGAGAAAGTTGCCCATGGAATCTTGTCAG GTGCATCTTGGGTAAGCTGGGGCCTAATAAAAGGAGCAGAATATACTGGTAAAGCTATCCACAAAGGAGCTTCTAAACTGCGAGAACATATTCAACCAGAAGAAAAACCTCTGGAAGTCAACCCAACTGTAGCAAAGGGGCTTCAGGTAGCAAAACAGGCTACTGGAGGAGCTGTGAAAGTCAGCCAATTCTTAG TTGAGGGAGTGTGTTCTATAGCAAGCTGTGTTGGAAAGGAGCTGGCTCCACATGTGAAGAAGCACGGCAGCAAATTAGTTCCAGAATCCCTTAAGAAAGATAAAGATGGCAAATCCACTTTTGATGGTGCTCTGGTGGTAGCAGCAAGTGGAGTTCAAG GGTTTTCAACAGTGTGGCAAGGTTTAGAAAGTGCGGCGAAGTGCATTGCTAAAAGTGTTTCAACTGAGACTGTAAAAACTGTCAAATATAA GTATGGGGATGATGCTGGCCATGCTACAGACAACGCTATGAATTCTGCAATCAATGTTGGTGTGACAGCATTTAACATTGACAATATTGGTATCAAGGCTGTTGTAAAGAGAACTGCGAAGGAAACTGGCCATGCTGTGTTAGATGAATATAAAGTATTGGATAATGAGAAGAAggataaaaaatga